A region of the Arsenicicoccus dermatophilus genome:
TCCCCGACGAGCTTGACCCAGCCGTCTCCCCGCGCCGCCTGCTCGCGAACGGCGGCGACGAGCATCTCCGGCTCCACCTCGTCGGCATAGCCCCGGAGGTATCGACGGGTGCGCGCGATGTGTCGCCCGGCGCGGATCACCACGGGCAGGTCGGACCGGTCGTCGATCCAGCGGGTGTCGGCAGGCGAGCCCGCGTCCCGGATCAGCAGGGTCCCGGCCGCGCGATCCCCCAGGATCTGGCGCTCGGCGGTCTCGGCGTCCACCGCGCCATGGGCGTCCAGCCCGACGTGGCAGTGGGCGTCGACCAGCCCCGGCAGGACCCAGCCGGCGAGGGTCTCCACGTCGCCGGTCGGTCGCTGGAAGGTCACCCTGCCGTCCACCACCCACAGCTCGTCCCGGACCTCCTCGGGGCCGACGAGGACCGGACCGGACAGGTGCAGGGCTGCGGCGCTCATGGTGGCGACCCTAGCGGCGGAACCGTCCCGGCGGCCGTTCGTGAATCACGTTCGGGCCCAGTGGCGTGTTGTAACTCTTCGTAATTTTAGTCTCACTTCCTTCATTACTGTGAGACCAGGACAAATCACTCAACGAAGTAGTGGCAGGCCGATGCGGTAGACAAGCGTCCGGAGCCGTCCCCAGGCCCGGTGACGGCCCGTTTCCTGGATGTGACATGAGGGTCCGACAGGCCCGGTCATCGGCAGCGTCGCCACCCCACGACCCTTCCCCCGCATCCCGGAGTCCACCATGCCAGCCACCCTCGCGCCGACGTCCTTCGACGTCCTCGGCCATGAGCCGGACGGCGCCGCGACCCCGAGCCCCCTGCCCCCCGAGCCCGGCTACGGCCGCGTGCACGTCCTGGTGCCGGCGCACGACGAGGAGGCGGGCATCGCCCACACCCTCGAGGCTCTGCGCGAGCAGACCTACCAGCCGTGGTCCGTGACGGTCATCGCGGACAACTGCAGCGACCGCACGGTCGAGATCGCCCGCGGGATGGGCGTCACGGTCGTCGAGACCGTCGGCAACACCCACAAGAAGGCCGGCGCCCTCAACCAGGTGCTCGACACCCTGCTGCCGACCCTGGGCGAGTCGGACCTCATCTTCGTGCAGGACGCGGACTCGGCGCTGGAGCGGCACTTCCTCGCCAACGCCGCGCGCTACCTCACCCGGCACGACCATCTCGGCGCCGTGGGCGGCACCTTCCGCGCCCAGCCCGCCCTGCAGCGGGAGCGCACCCGCCGCCGCGAGCCGTCGACCGAGCGCTGGCAGCGCCAGGCCTGGAACCTCAACTCACGCTTCCTGCGGCACCTGCAGGACAACGAGTACGCCCGCTACGCCCGCGACGTGCGGCGCCTGGACGGCAAGTGCCTCGTGGTCACCGGCACCGCGGCCATGTTCAAGGCCACCATGCTGCAGGACCTCAGCCGGGCGCGGCTCGACGGCCGCCTCCCCGAAGGCGACGGCAAGGGCGGGATCTACGACCCCCGGGTCCTCACCGAGGACAACGAGCTGTCGTTCGCGATCATGCACCTGGGCTTCGAGCTCCTGGCGCCCCCGAACTGCCTGCTGACGACCGAGGCGATGCCGACCTGGCGCGAGCTGTGGCAACAGCGGCTGCGCTGGAAGCGCGGCGCCGTCGAGAACTGCGTGCAGTACGGCCTCACCGCCGTGACCCGGCCCTACTGGGGTCGTCAGCTGCTGACGATGCTGGGCGTCCTAGTCACGATCCTCTACCTGTCCGACCTCGCCCTCACCCTCGTGCTCGGCCACTTCGCCCTCCAGCCCCTCTGGGCGGCGGTGACCGGGATCTTCTGCCTGGAACGGTTCGTGACGATCCGGGACAAGGGGATCAGGCAGATGGCGCTCAGCGCCACGATGTACGAGCTCCCGTTCGACTTCTTCCTGCAAGCCACCCACGCGAAGGCCTACGCCGACGCGCTCATCGGAACCGAAAGGAAATGGTGACATGTACAACAACCCCGCTCCGGTCTTCGCCGCCGGCGTGACCGGTGGACTGACCTACGCCGGGTTCGAGAACCTCTACTACGCGATGGGCGCCTTCGCGCTCGTGGCCGCGGCCTCCGCGGTCAAGCGCATGGTGCCCGTCTACCGCACCCGGTCGGCCCGCGCCCGGGCTGCCATGATCTCCGAGAGCGCCTGATCCTGGGCGCTCCCGGCCTCACCGCCCGGCGTCGACGGCCGGCGTCGACGGCCGG
Encoded here:
- a CDS encoding glycosyltransferase family 2 protein; this encodes MPATLAPTSFDVLGHEPDGAATPSPLPPEPGYGRVHVLVPAHDEEAGIAHTLEALREQTYQPWSVTVIADNCSDRTVEIARGMGVTVVETVGNTHKKAGALNQVLDTLLPTLGESDLIFVQDADSALERHFLANAARYLTRHDHLGAVGGTFRAQPALQRERTRRREPSTERWQRQAWNLNSRFLRHLQDNEYARYARDVRRLDGKCLVVTGTAAMFKATMLQDLSRARLDGRLPEGDGKGGIYDPRVLTEDNELSFAIMHLGFELLAPPNCLLTTEAMPTWRELWQQRLRWKRGAVENCVQYGLTAVTRPYWGRQLLTMLGVLVTILYLSDLALTLVLGHFALQPLWAAVTGIFCLERFVTIRDKGIRQMALSATMYELPFDFFLQATHAKAYADALIGTERKW